A window of Cytophagales bacterium contains these coding sequences:
- a CDS encoding tetratricopeptide repeat protein yields MKTTIIFLFVILPFIVYSQRDTTLANLPVPITIGTQAGDYFKKADSLSKVAQYDSAIFYYEKASVIYGQLIKWEDYLICFNKIAQNYFYKAQFTKAIEKLKTGLTTGIEKLGKQHKVVAASYNVLGAVYWKKGEYDNALKNYQQSLNILKTLGNEHLKMAFGFNNIGVIYWEKGDYEKAMEYHQQALRIKQLNLGKDHPSIAQSYNNMGIVYFERGDYGTAMEYFQQALRIRQLNFGKDHLDVAASYDNIGIVYRETGSYNEAMESHQQAIRIRYQILGKDHPEITSSYNNLGNVYKDKGEYGKALEYHQ; encoded by the coding sequence ATGAAAACTACAATCATATTTCTTTTCGTTATACTACCGTTCATCGTTTACAGCCAGAGAGATACCACTTTGGCCAACCTGCCTGTCCCGATTACCATCGGGACGCAGGCAGGTGATTATTTCAAAAAAGCCGACTCCCTCTCCAAAGTTGCCCAGTACGACAGCGCTATTTTTTATTATGAAAAAGCAAGTGTGATCTACGGGCAATTAATAAAATGGGAAGATTATCTCATTTGTTTTAACAAAATAGCCCAAAACTATTTCTATAAAGCCCAATTCACCAAAGCGATTGAAAAATTAAAAACAGGACTAACGACAGGGATTGAAAAACTTGGCAAACAACACAAGGTTGTTGCAGCCTCCTATAATGTTTTGGGAGCAGTTTATTGGAAAAAAGGAGAATATGATAATGCATTAAAAAATTATCAGCAATCATTGAACATATTGAAGACGCTTGGTAATGAGCATCTTAAGATGGCTTTCGGATTTAATAATATAGGAGTAATTTATTGGGAAAAAGGTGATTATGAAAAAGCGATGGAATATCATCAGCAAGCATTAAGAATAAAGCAACTAAACCTTGGCAAAGATCACCCTTCTATCGCTCAAAGCTATAATAACATGGGAATTGTTTATTTTGAAAGAGGCGATTATGGCACAGCAATGGAATATTTTCAGCAAGCATTAAGAATACGGCAACTAAACTTTGGTAAAGACCATCTTGATGTAGCTGCGAGCTATGATAACATAGGCATTGTTTATCGTGAAACTGGTAGTTATAATGAAGCAATGGAATCGCATCAGCAAGCAATAAGAATCAGGTACCAAATCCTTGGCAAGGATCATCCTGAAATAACAAGCAGCTATAATAACCTGGGAAACGTTTATAAAGATAAAGGCGAATATGGCAAAGCGTTGGAATATCATCAG